From the Candidatus Palauibacter polyketidifaciens genome, one window contains:
- a CDS encoding Gfo/Idh/MocA family oxidoreductase, whose amino-acid sequence MSEEKRAPDSRPPPERDRRSFVKSLAAGSVLAAGAPSLLAGADPGRQSGPAVRRTLARGPAARRAALSDDIGLAVIGAGGMGMADVATALRIPGVNLVAASDVFDGRLEAARERHGDIFTTRDYREVLARDDVDAVIVGTPDHWHQPISVDALRAGKAVYCEKPMVHRIEEGHDLIRAEQESGAAFQVGSQGMSSLGNEKAKELYEDGAIGELNYAEGFWARNDPIGAWQYPIPAGASEETVDWKGFLGPAPARPYDPLRIFRWRNYRDYGTGVAGDLFVHLFSSLHFVVSSRGPTRIQAAGGLRYWKDGREVPDVLLGVFDYPETETHPGFNLSLRVNFVDGTSGSTFLRLVGSEGAMDVTWTEVILRKNVAVDPMDAFSQEKMAEAAASADGLPPRVRMLPPAEVRYEVERGYRGAHVDHFFNWFEAVRGGPAVREDATFGLRAAAPALACNLSYFEDRIVRWDPDAMRLV is encoded by the coding sequence ATGAGCGAAGAAAAGAGAGCACCCGATTCCCGGCCGCCCCCCGAACGCGACCGCCGGAGCTTCGTCAAATCCCTGGCCGCCGGCTCCGTGCTCGCCGCGGGCGCGCCCTCGCTGCTGGCCGGAGCCGATCCCGGCCGTCAGAGTGGTCCCGCCGTGCGCCGGACGCTTGCCCGAGGGCCCGCCGCCCGTCGTGCGGCGCTGTCCGACGACATCGGCCTGGCGGTGATCGGCGCGGGCGGGATGGGCATGGCGGACGTCGCGACGGCCCTCCGTATCCCGGGCGTGAACCTGGTCGCCGCCAGCGATGTGTTCGATGGACGGCTCGAAGCCGCCCGCGAGCGTCACGGGGACATCTTCACCACCCGCGACTACCGCGAGGTCCTAGCGCGCGACGATGTGGATGCGGTCATCGTCGGCACCCCCGACCACTGGCACCAGCCGATCTCGGTCGACGCGCTGCGCGCCGGCAAGGCCGTCTACTGCGAGAAGCCGATGGTCCACCGGATCGAGGAGGGGCACGACCTGATCCGGGCCGAGCAGGAATCCGGTGCCGCCTTTCAGGTGGGTAGCCAGGGGATGAGTTCTCTCGGCAACGAGAAGGCGAAGGAACTGTACGAGGACGGAGCCATCGGCGAACTCAACTACGCCGAGGGTTTCTGGGCGCGCAACGATCCCATTGGCGCGTGGCAGTACCCGATCCCGGCCGGCGCCTCCGAGGAGACGGTCGACTGGAAGGGCTTCCTCGGCCCGGCGCCGGCCCGGCCGTACGACCCGCTCCGCATCTTCCGCTGGCGCAACTACCGGGACTACGGCACCGGGGTGGCGGGCGACCTCTTCGTCCACCTCTTCTCCAGCCTCCACTTCGTCGTGAGTTCGCGCGGCCCGACCCGGATCCAGGCCGCCGGAGGGCTCCGGTACTGGAAGGACGGCCGCGAGGTGCCGGACGTGCTCCTGGGCGTGTTCGACTACCCGGAGACGGAAACGCATCCGGGCTTCAACCTCTCGCTGCGCGTGAACTTCGTGGACGGGACTTCCGGCAGCACTTTCCTCCGCCTCGTGGGGAGCGAGGGAGCGATGGACGTGACGTGGACCGAGGTCATCCTCCGCAAGAACGTCGCCGTGGACCCGATGGACGCCTTCTCCCAGGAGAAGATGGCCGAGGCGGCGGCGTCGGCGGACGGGCTCCCCCCGCGGGTCCGCATGCTTCCCCCGGCCGAGGTTCGGTACGAGGTCGAGCGCGGGTATCGCGGCGCCCACGTCGACCACTTCTTCAACTGGTTCGAGGCGGTTCGCGGCGGTCCGGCCGTGCGCGAGGACGCGACCTTCGGGCTGCGCGCGGCCGCCCCCGCGCTTGCCTGCAACCTCTCCTACTTCGAGGACCGCATCGTGCGCTGGGACCCCGACGCCATGAGGCTGGTCTGA
- a CDS encoding peptidylprolyl isomerase: MRTRWARWMIAATAAPLGAGVASVAAAPAASGDPVIVVVETELGAFELEVDVDRAPVTAANFLRYVDGGFYDGGTFFRTVHADNQPDDSVRIAVVQGGRNPEMDAESFPPIPLERTSETGLRHEDGTVSMARGGPDTATQSFFICIGDQPSLDFGGMRNPDGQGFAAFGRVVAGMDVVRAIHRAPHDAQQLTPPVRITRAYRKE, translated from the coding sequence GTGCGAACACGTTGGGCTCGGTGGATGATTGCGGCCACCGCGGCGCCGCTCGGTGCGGGAGTCGCGAGCGTCGCCGCCGCCCCAGCCGCGTCCGGGGACCCCGTCATCGTCGTCGTCGAGACGGAGCTGGGCGCCTTCGAACTCGAAGTGGACGTCGACCGGGCACCCGTCACCGCGGCCAACTTCCTCCGCTACGTGGACGGCGGGTTCTACGACGGCGGCACGTTCTTCCGAACGGTGCACGCGGACAACCAGCCCGACGACTCCGTCCGGATTGCCGTCGTCCAGGGCGGCCGGAACCCCGAGATGGACGCCGAGTCCTTCCCGCCCATCCCACTGGAACGCACCTCCGAGACCGGGCTCCGGCACGAGGACGGGACGGTCTCGATGGCGCGCGGCGGCCCCGACACCGCAACGCAGAGCTTCTTCATCTGTATCGGCGACCAGCCGTCGCTCGACTTCGGCGGTATGCGCAACCCCGACGGCCAGGGCTTCGCCGCCTTCGGACGCGTCGTGGCCGGCATGGACGTGGTGCGCGCGATCCACCGCGCCCCCCACGACGCGCAACAACTCACCCCACCCGTCCGGATCACGAGAGCATACCGGAAGGAGTGA
- a CDS encoding alpha/beta hydrolase gives MPIIRHDGIRSSARVSRGRRGRRVLAAATAVAAATVLAVAGPVSAQTEPPAEPPADWEVTAIDYSNVPYPHPVSYLDVEVYGNGYRLAYMDVAPAGPANGQTVVLFHGMNFFAAGFRPTIEALRNAGFRVIAIDRLGFGRSSKPIIHYNLHIPARNAKRLLDALGIERAAIVGHSMGGMVATRFASTYPETTTHVAMVNQIGLTDSRPGRGWTDADENYASVLNGTTYQSVLRGHMRYYPNGWRPEYLEWVKVQYGLTLSGDWPRMARVRAAQRAILYEDPVVYEWQHIATKALVIGGADDRLVANYPVLARNVAEELQNAELFLFPEVGHSPQFEIPERFHAELIRFLRSDPNEPADQSWRATDVGRPPGS, from the coding sequence ATGCCGATCATTCGCCACGACGGAATCCGTTCATCGGCCCGTGTGAGCCGGGGGCGGAGGGGCCGCCGGGTTCTCGCCGCCGCGACGGCCGTGGCCGCCGCGACCGTCCTTGCGGTCGCCGGTCCCGTCTCGGCGCAAACGGAGCCGCCCGCCGAGCCGCCGGCCGACTGGGAGGTGACCGCGATCGACTACAGCAACGTCCCGTATCCGCACCCGGTGTCGTACCTCGACGTCGAGGTCTACGGGAACGGCTATCGGCTCGCGTACATGGATGTGGCGCCGGCCGGCCCCGCGAATGGCCAGACGGTCGTCCTCTTCCACGGGATGAACTTCTTCGCGGCGGGGTTCCGGCCCACCATCGAGGCGCTCCGGAACGCGGGATTCCGGGTGATCGCGATCGACCGGCTGGGCTTCGGCCGCTCCTCGAAACCCATCATCCACTACAACCTCCACATCCCGGCCCGGAACGCGAAGCGGCTACTCGACGCGCTGGGGATCGAGCGCGCCGCGATCGTCGGACACTCGATGGGCGGGATGGTGGCGACCCGGTTCGCCTCGACCTATCCGGAGACGACGACGCACGTCGCCATGGTGAACCAGATCGGGCTCACCGACTCCCGTCCCGGCCGGGGGTGGACGGACGCGGATGAAAATTATGCTTCGGTGCTCAACGGGACGACGTATCAGTCGGTCCTGCGCGGGCACATGCGCTATTACCCGAACGGCTGGCGCCCGGAATACCTCGAGTGGGTGAAGGTCCAGTACGGCCTCACGCTGAGCGGCGACTGGCCGCGCATGGCGCGGGTGCGGGCGGCGCAGCGCGCGATCCTCTACGAGGACCCCGTCGTTTACGAGTGGCAGCACATCGCGACGAAAGCGCTCGTCATCGGCGGCGCCGACGACCGCCTCGTGGCCAACTACCCGGTCCTCGCCCGAAACGTCGCCGAGGAACTTCAGAACGCGGAACTCTTCCTCTTCCCGGAGGTCGGACATTCTCCGCAGTTCGAGATCCCGGAGCGTTTTCACGCGGAGCTGATCCGGTTCCTGCGGTCCGATCCCAACGAGCCCGCCGATCAATCGTGGCGGGCAACGGACGTCGGCCGCCCGCCGGGCTCGTAG
- a CDS encoding DUF6644 family protein — MERFLEWLGSTPWSIALLESTLAWPLIESSHVLAVALFFGTVMMNDLRLLGWTMRRVPVSEVTGRLLPWTRIGFAVMVVTGLLIFYSNPVRYYHNIFFRVKVLLFVVAGLNAFLFHRGIHRRVLEWERLPVLPGRAKAAGAISLAAWALIIVAGRLIAYNWFDCDIPGQPGWVNWAAGCPVAGD, encoded by the coding sequence ATGGAACGATTCCTGGAGTGGTTGGGGAGCACCCCGTGGAGCATCGCGCTGCTGGAGTCCACGCTCGCATGGCCGCTCATCGAATCCTCCCACGTCCTGGCCGTGGCCCTCTTCTTCGGCACCGTGATGATGAACGATCTCCGGCTGCTGGGTTGGACGATGCGGCGCGTGCCCGTGTCCGAGGTCACCGGTCGCCTTCTCCCCTGGACCCGGATCGGTTTCGCGGTCATGGTCGTCACGGGGCTTCTCATCTTCTATTCCAACCCGGTCCGCTACTATCACAACATCTTCTTTCGGGTGAAGGTGCTGCTGTTCGTGGTGGCGGGACTCAACGCCTTCCTGTTTCATCGGGGAATCCACCGGCGGGTGCTGGAGTGGGAGCGACTCCCCGTTCTGCCGGGCCGCGCGAAGGCGGCGGGCGCGATCTCGCTCGCGGCGTGGGCGCTCATCATCGTGGCGGGCCGACTCATCGCCTACAACTGGTTCGACTGTGACATCCCCGGCCAGCCGGGCTGGGTGAACTGGGCGGCGGGCTGCCCCGTGGCGGGGGACTGA
- a CDS encoding DUF6644 family protein has translation MGGRQFAPEAWLPFFERLENTAIGTAVRESIWAFPIIEAVHLLGLGLLGGAVLLADLRLLGTGLKRQPIASVVRYARPWLVAGVALMFLTGIPLFLSEAVKCYYNTSFWVKMISLPVALAFTFGARRWVVAAAPARANGRTRLIAAISLGLWFTVAAAGRWIGFSA, from the coding sequence ATGGGCGGGCGTCAGTTCGCGCCGGAAGCGTGGCTCCCCTTCTTCGAGCGGCTGGAGAACACGGCCATCGGGACGGCCGTGCGAGAATCAATCTGGGCCTTCCCCATCATCGAGGCGGTCCACCTGCTGGGACTCGGGCTCCTGGGGGGCGCGGTGCTGCTCGCCGATCTCCGGCTCCTGGGGACGGGGCTCAAGCGGCAGCCGATCGCGAGCGTCGTGCGGTACGCTCGCCCGTGGCTCGTGGCGGGGGTGGCGCTGATGTTCCTGACCGGGATCCCGCTGTTCCTGTCGGAAGCCGTGAAGTGCTACTACAACACGTCCTTCTGGGTGAAGATGATCTCGCTTCCCGTCGCGCTCGCGTTCACCTTCGGGGCCCGGAGGTGGGTGGTCGCCGCAGCGCCGGCGCGAGCGAACGGGCGGACGCGGCTCATCGCCGCGATCTCGCTCGGCCTCTGGTTCACTGTCGCCGCGGCGGGACGCTGGATCGGCTTCTCCGCCTGA
- a CDS encoding DUF6152 family protein, with amino-acid sequence MRKLPLYLLAGGVALAAAAPLIAHHAFGAEFDRNAPIRLRGAVVRLEWVNPHTWIHLEVETDAGSEVWMVEGGTPNTLLRRGLQRDCLAPGTELIVDGYQAKDHSLKRANGRDVTFTDGSKFFMGSSGAGAPPGGAPWPNDPAYDANPCQPPPGWEGEVVEVTSRSILEEH; translated from the coding sequence ATGCGGAAGCTGCCTCTGTACCTCCTCGCGGGCGGGGTCGCGCTGGCCGCCGCCGCGCCGCTGATCGCGCACCACGCCTTCGGCGCGGAATTCGATCGGAACGCCCCCATCCGGCTCCGAGGCGCCGTCGTGCGGCTCGAATGGGTGAACCCGCATACATGGATTCACCTCGAGGTCGAGACCGACGCGGGATCCGAGGTCTGGATGGTCGAGGGCGGGACGCCGAACACGCTCCTGCGCCGCGGCCTCCAGCGGGACTGCCTCGCGCCCGGCACCGAACTCATCGTGGACGGTTATCAGGCCAAGGACCACTCCCTCAAGCGCGCCAACGGACGTGACGTCACGTTCACCGACGGCAGCAAGTTTTTCATGGGCTCATCCGGCGCCGGCGCCCCTCCCGGCGGCGCGCCATGGCCCAACGATCCCGCCTACGACGCCAACCCCTGCCAGCCGCCGCCGGGCTGGGAAGGCGAGGTCGTGGAGGTCACGAGCCGCAGCATCCTCGAGGAGCACTAA